One genomic window of Canis lupus baileyi chromosome 24, mCanLup2.hap1, whole genome shotgun sequence includes the following:
- the LOC140616223 gene encoding UDP-glucuronosyltransferase 1A9-like, with protein MAATILTGFPLLCVCLLLTSGFAEAGKLLVVPMDGSHWFTMRLVVEQLIQRGHELVLIIPEVSWQLGKSSNFTVKTYSTTYNLEELNQMFKNFSYSQWKTQQQSSLFLVLSPLKDSLEHLFLHCKNLFSDPKLVEYIKESSFDAVFLDPFDVCGLIVAKYFSLPSVGFTRRLYCHYLEEATQCPSSPSYVPRPFSILSDVMSFRERVRNHIFHLEEHLFCHYFLKTALEVASEILQKAVTPYDLYSHMSIWLLRTDFVFDYPKPVMPNMVFIGGINCQEGKPLPKVSYLFFA; from the coding sequence ATGGCTGCCACAATTTTGACCGGCTTtcctctgttgtgtgtgtgtctcctgctGACATCTGGCTTTGCTGAGGCAGGCAAGCTGCTGGTAGTACCCATGGATGGGAGCCACTGGTTTACCATGCGTTTGGTTGTGGAGCAACTCATCCAAAGAGGGCATGAGTTGGTTTTAATCATACCAGAGGTGAGTTGGCAACTGGGAAAATCCTCCAATTTTACGGTGAAGACTTATTCCACAACTTACAATCTGGAGGAGTTGAATCAGATGTTCAAGAATTTCTCTTATTCTCAGTGGAAAACTCAGCAGCAAAGCTCACTTTTTTTGGTCTTAAGTCCATTAAAAGACAGTCTTGAACACCTTTTTTTACATTGTAAGAATTTGTTTAGTGATCCAAAATTAGTAGAATACATAAAGGAGAGTTCTTTTGATGCAGTGTTTCTGGATCCTTTTGATGTGTGTGGCTTAATTGTAGCCAAGTATTTTTCACTCCCATCCGTGGGCTTCACAAGGAGATTGTATTGCCATTATCTTGAAGAAGCCACACAGTGCCCCAGTTCTCCTTCTTATGTTCCTAGACCTTTCTCCATATTGTCAGATGTCAtgagtttcagagagagagtgaggaatcACATCTTCCACCTGGAGGAACATTTATTTtgccactattttttaaaaactgctttggaAGTTGCATCTGAGATCCTCCAAAAGGCTGTCACACCTTATGATCTCTATAGCCATATGTCGATTTGGCTGTTAAGAACTGACTTTGTTTTTGACTATCCCAAACCTGTGATGCCCAACATGGTCTTCATTGGAGGCATCAACTGCCAGGAGGGAAAGCCATTGCCAAAGGTAAGTTACCTCTTTTTTGCCTAG
- the LOC140616379 gene encoding UDP-glucuronosyltransferase 1A9-like — MAATILTGFPLLCVCLLLTSGFAEAGKLLVVPMDGSHWFTMRLVVEQLIQRGHELVLIIPEVSWQLGKSSNFTVKTYSTAYNLEELNQMFKTFSDSHWNIRQQSLLTMFFDSSSDIFEHLFLHCKNLFRDTTLIEYIKESSFDAVFLDPFDMCGLIVAKYFSLPSVVFTRGLFCHFLEESTQCPSPPSYVPRIFLGFPDAMSFRERVWNHISHLEEHLFCHYFFKTPLEVASEILQTAVTPYDLYSHTSIWLLRADFVFDYPKPVMPNMVFIGGINCQEGKPLPKVSYLLFCVVRIIWLWTLKKRFLIELSFLIYNHHIWKSFSN, encoded by the coding sequence ATGGCTGCCACAATTTTGACCGGCTTtcctctgttgtgtgtgtgtctcctgctGACATCTGGCTTTGCTGAGGCAGGCAAGCTGCTGGTAGTACCCATGGATGGGAGCCACTGGTTTACCATGCGTTTGGTTGTGGAGCAACTCATCCAAAGAGGGCATGAGTTGGTTTTAATCATACCAGAGGTGAGTTGGCAACTGGGAAAATCCTCCAATTTTACGGTGAAGACTTATTCCACTGCTTACAATCTGGAGGAGTTGAATCAGATGTTCAAGACTTTCTCTGACTCTCACTGGAATATTCGGCAACAAAGTTTACTTACTATGTTCTTCGATTCATCCAGTGACATTTTTGAACACCTTTTTTTACATTGTAAGAATTTGTTTAGGGACACAACATTAATAGAATACATAAAGGAGAGTTCTTTTGATGCAGTGTTTCTCGATCCTTTTGATATGTGTGGCTTAATTGTAGCCAAGTATTTTTCACTTCCATCTGTGGTCTTCACCAGGGGattattttgccattttcttgAAGAAAGCACACAGTGCCCCAGTCCTCCTTCTTATGTTCCTAGAATTTTTTTAGGGTTTCCAGATGCCAtgagtttcagagagagagtgtggaaTCACATCTCCCACTTAGAGGAACATTTATTTtgccactatttttttaaaactcctttaGAAGTTGCATCTGAGATTCTCCAAACAGCTGTCACGCCTTATGATCTCTATAGCCATACGTCAATTTGGTTGTTAAGAGCTGACTTTGTTTTTGACTATCCCAAACCTGTGATGCCCAACATGGTCTTCATTGGAGGCATCAACTGCCAGGAGGGAAAGCCATTGCCAAAGGTAAGTTACCTCCTCTTTTGTGTAGTAAGAATAATCTGGctttggacattaaaaaaaagattccttattGAACTGTCATTTCTCATTTACAATCATCACATCTGGAaatctttttctaattaa